The genome window CCGAAACGCTGGTGCCCTATGTCAAGGACATGGGCTTCACCCATATCGAGCTGATGCCGATCAACGAGTTCCCGTTCGACGGCTCATGGGGCTACCAGCCGGTCGGGCTGTACGCGCCGACCTGCCGCTTCGGCACGCCGAGCGATTTCAAGTTCTTCGTCGACGCCTGTCACCAGGCCGGCATCGGCGTCATCGTCGACTGGGTGCCGGGGCATTTCCCGACCGACCCGCACGGGCTGGCCCATTTCGACGGCACCGCGCTCTACGAGCATCAGGACCCGCGCAAGGGCTACCACCCCGACTGGAACACGCTGATCTACAATTACGGCCGACCGGAAGTGTCCAACTTCCTGATCGCCAACGCTCTGTTCTGGCTGAAGCGGTTCCACATCGACGCGCTGCGCGTCGATGCGGTCGCCTCGATGATCTATCTCGACTATTCGCGCAAGGACGGCGAGTGGATCCCCAACATCCACGGCGGCAACGAAAACCTCGAAGCCATCGCCTTCATCAAGCGGCTGAACGAGGTCGCCTACGGGTCGGTCGACGGCATTGCCACGATCGCCGAGGAATCAACGGCCTGGCCCGCCGTGTCGCGGCCGACAGACGCCGGCGGTCTCGGCTTCGGCTACAAGTGGAACATGGGCTGGATGAACGACACGCTCGACTATATCGGGCGTGAGCCGATCCACCGCCGCTACCATCACCACCAGATGACATTCGGCATGGCCTATGCCTTCTCGGAGAATTTCATCCTGCCGCTCAGCCACGACGAGGTGGTGCACGGCAAGGGCTCTCTGCTCGGCCGCATTCCGGGCGACGGTTGGCAGCAATTCGCCACGTTGCGCGCCTATTTCGGCTTCATGTGGGGCCACCCGGGCAAGAAGCTCCTGTTCATGGGCGGCGAGTTCGCGCAGGGGCGCGAGTGGAACTACGAGAGCCAGCTCGACTGGCACCTGCTCGACTACTCGCAACATAGCGGCATGCAGGCGCTGGTGCGCGATCTCAACGCCCTCTATCGCGACCGCCCGGCACTGCATGTCTTCGACACCGACCCGCGCGGCTTCCAGTGGATCGAGGCGAATGCCGAGGCCGAATCCTTCTACGCCTTCCTGCGCCGTGGCGAGAACGGCACGCCGCCGATCGCGGTGCTGTGCAACTTCACGCCGGTGCCGCGCGAGGGCGTTCGCGTCGGCCTGCCGAATGGCGGCAAATGGCGCGAGATCCTGAACACGGATTCGGCCGACTATGACGGCTCGGGTGTCGGCAACAAGGGCGCCGTCGTGGCGGAAGAGATCCCGTGGAACGACCAGCCGTTCTCGGCCGAGATTACGCTGCCGCCGCTGGCGACCGTGATGCTGGAATTCAGCCCGGAATAGCGCTACGCGGCTTCTTCTGGATCGAAGAAATGTGAACCCTGAGAGCCGGGCTCTCAGGGTTTCTTGCGTCCGTCCGTCATGATCGCGGCAAGCTCGGTCACGCGCGGATCGCGGCCGATGTCCTCGACCGCGACATCGAGCCGGCGCACCCAGTTGGGATGCTCGCTGGTGGTGCCGGGCAGGTTCGGCTGATCTTCCTGATGCAGTAGATCCTCGATCTGGACGCCGACGAGATCGGACGGGCTCGCGGCCAGCCGGCCATGCAGGCGCCTGGCGATGTCGTCGACCAGCTCCGTATCCTCAAGGCCGGCAGCCGGATCCGGCATATCGGCGGCATCGTGGCGTTCGAGCATGCGGCACAGCCGGCGCCGGTCGATGGCGCGGTCGGCCTGTTCGGCGGCAATCACGTCCGCCGGCTTGTTCTCGATCTTGCCGCGCCAGTCGATCTCGGTGCCCTTCCACCAACCGCGTAGCGGCGGCAGGTCGTGGGTGCCGACGCAGGCCAGCACCCGTTCCGGATAGGTCTCGGGCGGGCAAAAGGCACCATCCCATTCGCGCTCGAAATAGGCAACGCGACAGCCGAGCATGTTGTTCTCGGCAAGTATCTCGCGGAAGCCCTCCGGCACGTTGCCGAGGTCCTCGCCGATGACGACGGCGTTGGCGCGGTGCGACTCGATCGCCAGCACGGCCAGCAGATCGTCGAGCGGATATTTGACGTACGCCCCCGGCAGATCGCCATCGGGCAGCCAGAACGCCTTGTTCAGCCCGAGCACATGGTCGATGCGGGCAAGGCCGGCGTGGCGCAGCAGGGAGCGCAGCAATTCGGCAAACGGACGGTAGCCGCGCTCGCGCAGGGTGCGCAGATTGAACGGCGACAGCGCCCAGCGCTGACCGCCCTTGGCGAAGGCATCGGGCGGCGCGCCCATCGAGACGCCATAGGCGTACTCGTCCGGTGCGCTCCAGGCATCAGCCCCGTTGCCGCAGACGCCGACGGCGAGGTCGAGATAGAGGCCGAGCGCCATGCCCGCTTCTTTCGCGCGCGCCGAGGCCTGACCAAGCTGCTCGTCGGCGATCCATTGCAGGAATTCGAAGAAGGCGACGCGGCGATGGTTTTCGACCGCGAAGCGCGCGACGGCCTCGCTCTTCGGATCGCGGTACATTTCCGGCCACTGGTCGAAGCCGCCCCAACCGCCCGGCGGCGGCGGCAGCACCTCGCTCAGCGCGTCGAACAGTGCGTGGCGGTGCAGCCGCGGGCCGATTTCGGCGCGGAACTCGGCAAAGGCATTGTGGCGGGCGCGGTCGATGCCGCTGCGGCGCTTGAACTCTTCATAGAGGATATCGAGCAGGGCCAGCTTATGGCGGGCGGCGTGGGCGTAGTCGACATGGCGGGTGTCGCGCAGGCTCGCCAGCGCCACCGCGTTTTCCGACACATAGCGGCGGGCCGCCTCGCAGTGCGCGAATTCCGGCAGCATGTCAGGCGCGATGTGCAGCACGTTGAGGAACAGCCGGCTCGACGGCGAATAGGGGCTGGTCCGGTTCGGCTCGGACGGATAGAGCGCGTGGACCGGGTTGAAGCCGACGAAATCGGCGCCGAGCGGGGCAAGCGCCTCGGCAAGGCGGGCGGCGTCCTCGAAATCGCCGATGCCGCAGTTGCGCCTGGAGCGCAGGCCGTAGAGCGGTCCGGTGACGCCCCACAGGCGACTTCCCGCGCCGGCAATATCGCCGACACCGAGCGCGGTCGGCGGGGCGACGATGACGGTCGAGACGTGCCGCTCCTCGCCATGATCGATCACGAGTCGATGCAGCCCGAAAGGCAGGTCGGCGCCGAAGGAAAGCGCACGGCGGCCGTCGCCGGCGTCGTCGAGATTTTCCATGCGGCCGGTGCCGCGCAGTGTCTCGCCACCATCGAGATTGAGCGCCCACTCGAAGGCACCACTATCGGCGCGAAGCGGCACTGATATGGCTCCACCGAGCTGGGTCCGCACCGTCCCCGGCGCGAAGCCGGCATTTGCGGCGGCATCCATATCGGCGAGCGTCGCGCGGATATCGTCGGCATTGTCGGCGGCATAGCCGAGCGACCGCACGATCGCGCGCAGCGACTCGTCGGGCGCATAGTGATGCTGGCCGGTGGTGTCCCAGTAATCGCGTTCGATGCCGAGCCTTGCAGCCAGATGATCGAGCGACGCTGCCGGCTCGGTCATTGCCAGGCTCCATTGGTTTCGCGTGCGGCGACCGCGTTGCGGTCGCGGGGAATTTCAACAAACACCCGGATCGAGCGTTCGGCTGTCATGATCTCGGCGCCGCCGGTGAGAATCAGGACCACCTCGGGCGTACCATCAGGACTCACCGTCGTCATCACCTCACGCCAGAGATAGCCCTCGCGCGGCTGCGGCACGATGAAGGGCAAGGCGACGGTGGCCGCATTGAAGATGATGAACAACGCGTCGTCGCTGTGTTCGTAGGCAGCCGATTCGGCCGCCCCGCGCAACACGACGCCGACGGAACGCCAGTCCGGATTGGCCCAGTCCTCCGGCCCCGGTTCACGGCCGAGCGAGGAGAACCAGCAGATATCCCGCATGCCGTCGCTTTCGCGCGGATTGGAATGCAGAAACCGGTTCTGGCGCAGGATCGGGTGACGGCGGCGGAAATCGACCAGCCGCGACACGAAACGCTGGAAAACGAGTTCGTCGTCTTCCTCCTCGCTGTCCGCTGCTGCAGTCGCCGTCGGATCGTTCGTGAAGGACGGACCGTCATCGGAATGATCGGGCCAGTCGATCCAGCCGATCTCGTTGTCCTGGCAATAGGCGTTGTTGTTGCCGCGCTGGCCATTGCCGACCTCGTCGCCCGCAAGCATCATCGGCGTGCCCTGCGAAAAGAACAAGGAGGCGATCAGATTGCGCCGCTGACGCAGACGGAGCTCGTTGATCGCGGCATCGTCGGTTGGCCCCTCGACACCGTAATTGGCGCTGAAATTGGCGCTGTGGCCGTCGCGATTGTCCTCGCCGTTGGCGGTATTGTGCTTGGTCGAATAGGCGACCGTGTCGGCGAGCGTGAAGCCGTCATGGGCCGAAACATAGTTCAGCGTCGCCCAGGGACGGCGCGAAGAGCGGTCGAAGTAGTCCGCAGAGCCGAGCAAACGGGTGGCGAATTCGGGCGTGATGCCTGCGTCTCCCCGCCAGAAGCGGCGCATGGTGTCGCGAAAGCGGTCGTTCCATTCCGAGAAGCCGGGCGGAAAACCGCCCAGTCTGTAGCCGCCAATGCCGACATCCCACGGCTCGGCGATCAGCTTGACGCGCGACAGGACCGGGTCCTGACGGATTGCCGTGAGGAAAGCCCCGTCGGGATCGAAATCGCGGGCGCCACGACAGAGCGCGCTGGCGAGATCGAAGCGGAAGCCGTCGACATGCATCACCTCGACCCAGTAACGCAGCGAGTCGAGCACCATCTGCAGAACGCGCGGATGGTGGACATTGAGGGTGTTCCCGCAGCCGGAAAAGTCATGATAGTGACGCGGCGAATCCGGTACCAACCGATAGTAACTGACATTGTCGATGCCGCGGAACGACA of Hyphomicrobiales bacterium contains these proteins:
- a CDS encoding 1,4-alpha-glucan branching enzyme, giving the protein MATLVQADCHDPFSILGMHETTSGLVVRAFFPGADSVTLIDPADGSAVCEVPCVDKAGVFAGPVPGRDAWFHYRLDVAWGTNRHVLEDPYRFPPVIGSMDEHLFSEGNHLELYEKLGAHPITLEGISGVHFAVWAPNARRVSVVGNFNGWDGRRHMMRARGASGIFEIFIPDIGTGEAYKYEIKAQNGTVLPLKADPFGFYAELPPRTASLTDTLDDTPWGDDAWLAERRERNSMSAPISIYEVHLGSWRKDEGWRRLSYRELAETLVPYVKDMGFTHIELMPINEFPFDGSWGYQPVGLYAPTCRFGTPSDFKFFVDACHQAGIGVIVDWVPGHFPTDPHGLAHFDGTALYEHQDPRKGYHPDWNTLIYNYGRPEVSNFLIANALFWLKRFHIDALRVDAVASMIYLDYSRKDGEWIPNIHGGNENLEAIAFIKRLNEVAYGSVDGIATIAEESTAWPAVSRPTDAGGLGFGYKWNMGWMNDTLDYIGREPIHRRYHHHQMTFGMAYAFSENFILPLSHDEVVHGKGSLLGRIPGDGWQQFATLRAYFGFMWGHPGKKLLFMGGEFAQGREWNYESQLDWHLLDYSQHSGMQALVRDLNALYRDRPALHVFDTDPRGFQWIEANAEAESFYAFLRRGENGTPPIAVLCNFTPVPREGVRVGLPNGGKWREILNTDSADYDGSGVGNKGAVVAEEIPWNDQPFSAEITLPPLATVMLEFSPE
- the malQ gene encoding 4-alpha-glucanotransferase, whose product is MTEPAASLDHLAARLGIERDYWDTTGQHHYAPDESLRAIVRSLGYAADNADDIRATLADMDAAANAGFAPGTVRTQLGGAISVPLRADSGAFEWALNLDGGETLRGTGRMENLDDAGDGRRALSFGADLPFGLHRLVIDHGEERHVSTVIVAPPTALGVGDIAGAGSRLWGVTGPLYGLRSRRNCGIGDFEDAARLAEALAPLGADFVGFNPVHALYPSEPNRTSPYSPSSRLFLNVLHIAPDMLPEFAHCEAARRYVSENAVALASLRDTRHVDYAHAARHKLALLDILYEEFKRRSGIDRARHNAFAEFRAEIGPRLHRHALFDALSEVLPPPPGGWGGFDQWPEMYRDPKSEAVARFAVENHRRVAFFEFLQWIADEQLGQASARAKEAGMALGLYLDLAVGVCGNGADAWSAPDEYAYGVSMGAPPDAFAKGGQRWALSPFNLRTLRERGYRPFAELLRSLLRHAGLARIDHVLGLNKAFWLPDGDLPGAYVKYPLDDLLAVLAIESHRANAVVIGEDLGNVPEGFREILAENNMLGCRVAYFEREWDGAFCPPETYPERVLACVGTHDLPPLRGWWKGTEIDWRGKIENKPADVIAAEQADRAIDRRRLCRMLERHDAADMPDPAAGLEDTELVDDIARRLHGRLAASPSDLVGVQIEDLLHQEDQPNLPGTTSEHPNWVRRLDVAVEDIGRDPRVTELAAIMTDGRKKP
- the glgX gene encoding glycogen debranching enzyme GlgX, whose translation is MSSAHLHVTAGRPYPLGASWDGEGTNFALFSANATRVELCLFSPETGRETDRIRLPEKTHDIWHGYLAGVRPGTLYGYRVYGPYDPAVGHRFNANKLLIDPYAKALSGRLTWSDALMGYRVGSRRADLSFDRRDSAFAVPKSVVVDPSFSWGDDLPPETPWNESVVYEVHVKGATMHRPDVRAPNNGRFLGLASDAMLDHLVKLGVTAVELLPVQAFIDDRFLVDRGLVNYWGYNSIGFFAPEPRYLTAGDISEFQYMVRRLHSAGIEVLLDVVYNHTAEGNHLGPTLSFRGIDNVSYYRLVPDSPRHYHDFSGCGNTLNVHHPRVLQMVLDSLRYWVEVMHVDGFRFDLASALCRGARDFDPDGAFLTAIRQDPVLSRVKLIAEPWDVGIGGYRLGGFPPGFSEWNDRFRDTMRRFWRGDAGITPEFATRLLGSADYFDRSSRRPWATLNYVSAHDGFTLADTVAYSTKHNTANGEDNRDGHSANFSANYGVEGPTDDAAINELRLRQRRNLIASLFFSQGTPMMLAGDEVGNGQRGNNNAYCQDNEIGWIDWPDHSDDGPSFTNDPTATAAADSEEEDDELVFQRFVSRLVDFRRRHPILRQNRFLHSNPRESDGMRDICWFSSLGREPGPEDWANPDWRSVGVVLRGAAESAAYEHSDDALFIIFNAATVALPFIVPQPREGYLWREVMTTVSPDGTPEVVLILTGGAEIMTAERSIRVFVEIPRDRNAVAARETNGAWQ